One genomic segment of Primulina tabacum isolate GXHZ01 chromosome 9, ASM2559414v2, whole genome shotgun sequence includes these proteins:
- the LOC142556866 gene encoding uncharacterized protein LOC142556866, giving the protein MNYLKEGMLPDNPREARELNTKCSRYVIVEEVLYRRYFAGPLLRCLSYQEADYVLREVHEGSCGNHLGAYALARKVLLAGYCWPSVFNDAQELVMSSDSCQCHARLHHQPSALMETILAACPFDQWRMDIVGPFPIALA; this is encoded by the coding sequence ATGAACTATTTGAAAGAGGGAATGCTTCCTGATAACCCTCGCGAAGCTCGTGAGTTGAACACAAAGTGTTCGCGTTATGTGATAGTCGAAGAAGTGTTGTACCGAAGGTATTTTGCAGGGCCTCTCCTTCGGTGTCTGAGTTATCAAGAGGCTGATTATGTGCTCCGGGAAGTTCATGAGGGGTCTTGTGGAAATCACCTGGGAGCTTATGCTTTGGCTAGGAAAGTGTTGCTCGCGGGTTACTGTTGGCCCTCAGTGTTTAATGACGCCCAAGAACTAGTAATGTCCTCTGACAGTTGTCAATGTCACGCACGTTTACATCACCAGCCATCCGCGCTGATGGAGACTATCTTAGCCGCCTGTCCTTTTGACCAGTGGAGAATGGATATTGTGGGTCCTTTTCCTATAGCTCTTGCTTAG